In the genome of Methanopyrus kandleri AV19, one region contains:
- a CDS encoding ribonuclease J: MLLRPLDPWCGVVVDYGDTRVFVDVTDRKGPYVKRADAVIVTHPHRDHYGGVPRTEFGELRADEVTAALLGMEDEAEPLRSSFEAGLLDVRTYPVNHMCPKAHAVLLSGDARVLITGDWCALGEHPPLWELVDDEVDAIVTECTRAASVHPDDPEAAEYRIQRLLELHREDRTVLLLTHVNPLIDVASEVEILHVLEGDPVDEAVKAGAHEGADLEVVSRPEYPLVTSSVGTVEGLSKRPHVLITERWFLYRDREGRLRRLLDAVPYPYIVSGTGHASAAELVRLVEELEPEYLVLRHGSPDGVRALRKRLAGAGLDVRVEAWIGRRGGKLELP; encoded by the coding sequence TTGCTCCTCAGACCCCTCGACCCGTGGTGCGGTGTGGTCGTCGACTACGGGGACACCCGCGTCTTCGTGGACGTGACGGATCGGAAGGGACCGTACGTCAAGCGCGCGGACGCGGTGATCGTCACGCACCCTCACCGCGACCACTACGGCGGCGTCCCGAGGACGGAGTTCGGTGAGCTCCGAGCCGACGAGGTGACCGCGGCGCTCCTCGGGATGGAGGACGAGGCCGAGCCGCTCCGGTCCTCCTTCGAGGCCGGCCTGCTGGACGTGCGGACCTACCCGGTCAACCACATGTGCCCGAAGGCCCACGCGGTCCTCCTGTCGGGCGACGCGCGCGTGCTGATCACGGGGGACTGGTGCGCGCTCGGCGAGCACCCCCCGCTCTGGGAGCTGGTGGACGACGAGGTGGACGCGATCGTGACCGAGTGCACCCGGGCCGCGAGCGTCCACCCGGACGACCCGGAGGCGGCGGAGTACCGGATCCAGCGGCTCCTGGAACTCCACCGGGAGGACCGGACGGTGCTGCTGCTCACCCACGTGAACCCGCTGATCGACGTCGCCTCCGAGGTCGAGATCCTGCACGTGCTCGAGGGCGATCCGGTCGACGAGGCCGTCAAGGCGGGCGCGCACGAGGGGGCGGACCTGGAGGTCGTGAGCCGCCCCGAGTACCCGCTCGTCACCTCGAGCGTCGGGACCGTGGAAGGGTTGTCGAAGAGGCCCCACGTCCTGATCACGGAGCGCTGGTTCCTCTACCGGGACCGGGAGGGGAGGCTGAGAAGGCTCCTGGACGCGGTCCCTTACCCTTACATCGTATCGGGGACCGGGCACGCGAGCGCGGCCGAGCTCGTGCGGTTGGTTGAGGAGCTGGAGCCGGAGTACCTCGTGCTGCGGCACGGGTCGCCCGACGGCGTCCGGGCGCTGAGGAAACGGCTCGCGGGAGCGGGTCTGGACGTCCGGGTCGAGGCGTGGATCGGGAGGCGGGGCGGGAAGCTGGAGTTACCGTGA
- the fae gene encoding formaldehyde-activating enzyme yields MPFALRVGEAFVGEPDEPEIAHIDLVMGSVEGPVGRAFAEALASPSKGHTPLLAVLTPGVAVRPPTLITPTVTIENMAQGEKIFGPVQRGIAEAVVESVEEGIIPRDIVDDVVIIANTFVHPEAEDDRRLYENNKEAMKKAIECAMKGEPTIDELIEKKDEVEHPLAKF; encoded by the coding sequence ATGCCGTTCGCGTTACGCGTCGGGGAGGCCTTCGTAGGCGAGCCGGATGAACCCGAGATAGCACACATCGACCTGGTCATGGGGTCCGTGGAAGGTCCGGTCGGTCGAGCGTTCGCCGAGGCCCTCGCGAGTCCCTCCAAGGGACACACGCCGCTCCTCGCCGTCCTGACGCCCGGAGTCGCCGTCCGACCGCCCACACTGATCACACCCACGGTCACCATCGAGAACATGGCCCAGGGGGAGAAGATCTTCGGTCCTGTGCAGCGGGGGATCGCGGAGGCGGTCGTCGAGTCCGTGGAGGAGGGGATAATCCCCCGCGACATCGTCGACGACGTGGTCATAATAGCGAACACCTTCGTGCACCCGGAGGCCGAGGACGATCGTCGGCTCTACGAGAACAACAAGGAGGCCATGAAGAAAGCTATCGAGTGCGCCATGAAGGGTGAGCCGACCATCGACGAACTGATCGAGAAGAAAGACGAGGTCGAGCACCCGCTCGCCAAGTTCTGA